The following are encoded together in the Candida orthopsilosis Co 90-125, chromosome 5 draft sequence genome:
- a CDS encoding Vps1 protein (dynamin-family GTPase-related protein): MDEHLIATINKLQDALAPLGGGSSSPVDLPQITVVGSQSSGKSSVLENIVGRDFLPRGTGIVTRRPLVLQLINRRPSQNKDKKDLVDINSTEDGGQTENNADEWGEFLHLPGKKFYNFEDIRNEIVRETDAKTGKNLGISPVPINLRIYSPHVLTLTLVDLPGLTKVPVGDQPKDIERQIRDMIMKFISKPNAIILSVNAANTDLANSDGLKLAREVDPEGSRTIGVLTKVDLMDQGTDVIDILAGRVIPLRFGYVPVINRGQKDIETKKTIREALRDEAAFFENHPSYRAKAQFCGTPYLAKKLNGILLHHIKSTLPDIKMRIEHSLKKYQSELQLLGPEMSESPASIALNMITNFTKDYTGILDGEAKELSSAELTGGARISFVFHEIFKNGITALDPYDQIKDADIRTILHNTSGSAPSLFVGTAAFTVLVKQQIKRMEDPAVRCINLIFDELVRILSQIISQPQYSRYPALKEQLSNHFIQYLREALIPTNNFVTDIIKSEETYINTAHPDLLTGTQAMAYVEEKFHPKPQVAVDPKIGKPLPQQQPTANPNIPKNEENSNGFFGGFFSSKNKKRLQQMEAPPPVLRATGTMTERESMETEVIKLLISSYYNIVKRTVADIVPKAIVLKLINRSKDEIQKELLEKMYNNPELPDLVKENELTVQKRKECIRMVEVLRNASEIVSSV; the protein is encoded by the coding sequence ATGGATGAACATTTGATTGCAACTATCAACAAGTTACAGGATGCATTAGCCCCTCTTGGTGGAGGCTCATCATCTCCAGTTGATTTACCACAAATCACTGTTGTTGGATCTCAATCTTCAGGTAAATCGtcagttttggaaaatattgTTGGTCGTGATTTCTTACCCAGAGGTACTGGTATTGTTACTAGAAGACCGTTGGttttacaattgataaataGAAGACCATCTCAAAACAAGGATAAAAAGGATTTGGTTGACATAAATTCTACTGAAGATGGTGGACAAACTGAAAATAATGCTGATGAATGGGGGGAATTTTTACATTTACCTGGTAAGAAGttttataattttgaagatattagaaatgaaattgttcgTGAAACTGATGCCAAGACTGGGAAAAACTTGGGTATTTCTCCCGTACCTATTAATTTGAGAATTTATTCACCACATGTATTGACTTTAACGTTGGTTGATTTACCTGGTTTAACTAAAGTCCCCGTTGGTGATCAACCAAAGGATATCGAAAGACAAATTAGAGATATGATCATGAAGTTTATTTCAAAGCCAAATGCCATTATCTTGTCGGTGAATGCAGCAAATACTGATTTGGCCAATTCTGAtggtttgaaattggcaaGAGAAGTTGATCCAGAAGGATCAAGAACTATTGGTGTGTTGACTAAAGTTGATCTTATGGATCAAGGAACTGATGTTATTGATATTTTGGCTGGTAGGGTTATTCCACTTAGATTTGGATATGTGCCGGTGATTAATAGAGGTCAAAAGGATAtagaaacaaagaaaacCATTAGAGAAGCTTTAAGAGATGAAGCTgcattttttgaaaaccaCCCTTCCTATAGAGCTAAAGCTCAATTTTGTGGTACTCCCTATTTggcaaagaaattgaatggtaTTTTGTTGCATCATATCAAGAGTACTTTGCCCGATATTAAAATGAGAATTGAAcattcattgaaaaaatatcAATCGGAATTGCAGTTGTTGGGACCGGAAATGTCTGAATCACCTGCATCTATTGCTTTGAACATGATTACTAATTTTACCAAAGATTATACGGGAATCTTGGATGGTGAAGCTAAAGAATTGAGTTCGGCTGAATTGACTGGTGGTGCTCGTATTTCATTTGTTTTCcatgaaattttcaaaaatggtaTCACTGCTTTGGATCCATACGATCAAATTAAAGACGCCGACATAAGAACCATTTTACACAATACGTCAGGTTCTGCTCCTTCATTATTTGTTGGTACCGCTGCTTTTACTGTTTTGgtcaaacaacaaattaaaagaaTGGAAGATCCAGCTGTTAGATGtataaatttgatttttgatgaattggttCGTATCTTGTCACAAATCATTAGTCAACCACAATATTCAAGGTACCCAGCTTTGAAGGAACAATTGTCAAATcattttattcaatactTGAGAGAAGCATTAATTCCTACAAATAACTTTGTTACTGATATTATTAAATCAGAAGAAACTTATATCAATACAGCTCATCCTGATTTATTAACGGGCACTCAAGCAATGGCTTATGTTGAAGAGAAATTCCACCCCAAGCCACAAGTTGCAGTTGACCCAAAGATAGGAAAACCTttaccacaacaacaaccaactGCCAATCCCAACATCCccaaaaatgaagaaaataGTAACGGATTCTTTGGtggtttcttttcatcaaaaaataaaaaaagattacaacaaatggaagcaccaccaccagtaTTGAGAGCAACTGGTACAATGACAGAAAGAGAATCAATGGAAACCGAAGTGattaaattgttgatttcatcGTATTATAATATTGTCAAGAGAACAGTTGCTGATATTGTTCCCAAGGCCATTgtattgaagttgataaataggtcaaaagatgaaattcaaaaggaattgttggaaaagatGTATAATAACCCTGAATTGCCTGATTTGGTTAAAGAGAATGAATTGACGGtacaaaagagaaaggaATGTATTAGAATGGTTGAAGTGTTGAGAAATGCTAGTGAAATTGTGTCTAGTGTGTAG
- a CDS encoding Spe2 S-adenosylmethionine decarboxylase, with translation MAPPAYYQDSFVDHELSKNLDSTFAFEGPEKLLEIWFWKSETDIPSNSNGEGLRSIPLESWVKILDLVNCKILSMKSCKFMDAYLLSESSLFVFPHKMILKTCGTTTTLACLKELFQTVAKCLNMTIDSKEVYKIFYSRRSFMFPDKQVHVHKDWKSEVSLLNEYFSLGKSYVVGNFASDDHWYLYVGGQEVEEDNLKKESVSHQHKVVDQTFEILMTELDPQCASKFIYSRKPGEEAENEQDDLGHNLGFDTMVETELDSIFEPTNRNTHLPSPSLSDLSEDEDYCKVRNSAESVIDGVTVTKSSPTDFEFVHDAFAFTPCGYSSNSICSNVKGGYYYTLHITPESGWSYASFETNFPFNDTYSITQILFKILKIFQPRKFSMTLINEICEDYDSNYQSLLGSDLILKDLGYKKHEKVVYDLKDEYHLLYMNFEKCN, from the coding sequence atGGCTCCTCCAGCTTATTATCAAGATAGCTTTGTTGATCATGAATTATCTAAAAATTTAGATTCGACATTTGCTTTTGAAGGTCCAgaaaaattattggaaatttggttttggaaaTCAGAAACTGATATCCCTAGTAACTCCAACGGTGAAGGATTAAGATCAATTCCATTAGAATCATGGGTTAAAATATTGGATCTTGTCAATTGTAAAATCTTGTCAATGAAGAGTTGTAAATTTATGGATGCTTATTTATTAAGTGAATCGTCATTATTTGTATTTCCTCataaaatgattttgaaaacttgtGGAACTACAACTACATTGGCTTGTTTAAAGGAATTATTTCAAACTGTTGCGAAATGTCTTAACATGACTATTGATAGTAAGGAAGTTTACAAGATTTTTTATTCAAGAAGATCTTTTATGTTTCCTGATAAACAAGTCCATGTGCACAAGGATTGGAAAAGTGAAGtttctttattgaatgAGTATTTTAGTTTGGGCAAATCTTATGTTGTTGGTAATTTTGCTAGTGATGATCATTGGTATCTTTACGTTGGTGGACAAGAAGTGGAGGAAGAtaatttgaagaaggagagTGTATCCCATCAAcacaaagttgttgatcaaaCTTTTGAGATTTTAATGACTGAATTAGATCCTCAATGTGCAAGCAAATTCATTTATTCAAGAAAACCCGGTGAAGAGGCTGAAAATGAACAAGATGATTTAGGTCATAATTTAGGTTTTGACACTATGGTTGAAACTGAATTGGATTCCATTTTCGAACCAACTAACCGCAATACTCATTTGCCTTCACCATCCTTATCCGACCTttctgaagatgaagattatTGTAAAGTGAGAAATTCCGCTGAGTCTGTTATTGATGGAGTTACTGTTACTAAATCCTCACCTACcgattttgaatttgttcatGATGCTTTCGCATTCACTCCCTGTGGATACTCTTCGAACTCCATTTGTTCCAATGTCAAGGGTGGTTATTACTACACTTTACACATCACACCGGAATCTGGCTGGAGTTATGCATCATTCGAAACTAATTTTCCCTTTAATGACACATACTCAATCACTCAAatccttttcaaaattttgaaaattttccaacCTCGTAAATTCTCAATGACTTTAATTAATGAAATCTGTGAGGATTATGACTCCAACTATCAATCATTATTGGGATCTGATTTGATCTTGAAGGATTTGGGATATAAGAAACATGAAAAAGTGGtttatgatttgaaagatgagTATCATTTGTTGTAtatgaattttgaaaaatgcaACTAG
- a CDS encoding Pet9 ADP/ATP carrier protein (involved in ATP biosynthesis; mitochondrial), whose protein sequence is MATDSNFLIDFLMGGVSAAVAKTAAAPIERVKLLIQNQDEMLKQGRLSHKYTGIVDCFRRTAAEEGVASFWRGNTANVIRYFPTQALNFAFKDQIKALFGFKKDEGYWKWFAGNLASGGIAGALSLAFVYSLDYARTRLANDAKSAKGDGKGREFNGLVDVYKKTLASDGIAGLYRGFGPSVVGIVVYRGLYFGLYDSLKPVVLVGPLEGSFLASFLLGWVVTTGASTASYPLDTVRRRMMMTSGQAVKYDGALDCFRKVVAAEGIKSLFKGCGANILRGVAGAGVISLYDQLQVLLFGKKFK, encoded by the coding sequence ATGGCTACTGATTCTAATTTCCTCATTGACTTCTTGATGGGTGGTGTTTCCGCCGCCGTCGCCAAGACTGCTGCTGCTCCAATTGAAAGAgttaaattgttgattcaaaaccaagatgaaatgttgaaacaaGGTAGATTGTCTCACAAATACACTGGTATTGTTGACTGTTTTAGAAGAACTGCTGCTGAAGAAGGTGTTGCTTCATTCTGGAGAGGTAACACTGCTAATGTTATCAGATACTTCCCAACTCAAGCTTTGAACTTTGCTTTCAAGGATCAAATTAAAGCTTTGTTTGGTTTCAAGAAGGATGAAGGATACTGGAAATGGTTTGCTGGTAACTTGGCTTCTGGTGGTATTGCCGGTGCTTTGTCTTTGGCTTTTGTTTACTCTTTGGATTATGCTAGAACCAGATTGGCTAATGATGCTAAATCTGCCAAAGGTGATGGTAAAGGAAGAGAATTCAATGGTTTAGTTGATGTTTACAAGAAGACTTTGGCTTCTGATGGTATTGCCGGTTTGTACAGAGGTTTTGGTCCAtctgttgttggtattgttgtttacaGAGGTTTGTATTTCGGTTTGTATGATTCCTTGAAACCAGTTGTTTTGGTTGGTCCATTGGAAGGTTCATTCTTGGCTTCATTCTTGTTGGGTTGGGTTGTTACCACTGGTGCTTCTACTGCTTCTTACCCATTGGATACCGttagaagaagaatgaTGATGACCTCCGGTCAAGCTGTTAAATACGATGGTGCTTTAGACTGTTTCAgaaaagttgttgctgctgaaGGTATTAAATCATTGTTCAAGGGTTGTGGTGCTAACATCTTGAGAGGTGTTGCCGGTGCCGGTGTTATCTCATTGTACGATCAATTGCAAGTTCTTCTTTTCGGTAAGAAATTCAAGTAA
- a CDS encoding aminophospholipid translocase (flippase): MVKPRGSQENSNAPDSPFSDSAADFDNSSILQSPTEDQFNRHNFNHPSNGNNHNIDDALSDTSAPATPQLNTDRFEGGRSSSLRFQLPRESSSFPTPPASSSLSNSNSAQHLHSNPNKSPFLDQNNTILEDEVFEKPKAIDGSEKTDELSDDSSDGVTKRHRWGTTRNKHGRPKKENVSRSKTLKRILHPHGDKSSSTEGDKDHPHHHRSLKTRIKSIRKPNTHSIHFPESHRNESDSDDNIDPEASDANNRKNEKRTIVFNRPLPEDMIDPETGHSIVEYPRNKIRTTKYTPLSFLPKNIFNQFFHNIANIYFLVLIILGAFQIFGVPSPVLAAVPLIVIVILTAIKDAIEDSRRTITDLEVNNQFTHILTQVDNEADYHYENVNVNDEKVSLWRRFKKWNTKQMVKVWGASRRNLTKEGRANKERERYNHENNIVEENVRNSFDSDVGSPRPSMDVNPFSDQLRKSFQQQRQEAHQHHHKILKFARKYWKDVKVGDVLRIYNNEEIPADMVILSTSDDDNCCFVETKNLDGETNLKVKQALKYSSVNDKVAKADDLMDHSFEVNSEGPHANLYSYEGNLQYAARDGQDLQEAITINNLLLRGCTLRNTKWAIGIVVFTGADTKIMLNAGITPTKQSRMSRELNYYVLLNFIFLFVICFISGLVNGIYYRKHNTSRDYFEFGTIAGSPAVNGLVSFFVALILYQSLVPISLYITIEIIKTVQAWFIYSDVGMYYPRLDFPCTPKSWSISDDLGQIEYIFSDKTGTLTQNVMEFKKCTINGVSYGLAYTEALAGLRKRMGVDVESEAAHERAIIEKDKVEMIDKLHKISKNHTYDDEVTFISSKFVDDLQGSSGDLQQQCDHHFMLALALCHSVLTEQSEKNPHKLVLKAQSPDEAALVGTARTLGFNFKGTTKKGFLVDEHGVTKEYQVLNTLEFNSTRKRMSCIIKIPGNGPDDEPKALLICKGADSIIYDRLSKTDNDPNMLEMTAKHLEEYATEGLRTLCIAERELTWSQYTEWNKRHQVAASALEDREDKMEAVADSIERELILLGGTAIEDRLQDGVPDAISLLGEAGIKLWVLTGDKVETAINIGFSCNLLGNEMNLLVIKTAYSGEELEKMELSLGHGNGEAQVIDTVISHYLRTHFGSSGSVDEQEAAIGDHTPPDERFGVIIDGDALKLALLNPDTKRKFLLLCKKCRAVLCCRVSPAQKAAVVKLVKDTLDVMTLAIGDGSNDVAMIQAADVGVGIAGEEGRQAVMSSDYAIGQFRFLARLLLTHGRWSYKRFSEMIPSFFYKNIIFNVALFWYGIYCDFDGTYLFEFTYLMFYNLAFTSLPVIFLGIFDQDVDAKVSLLVPQLYRSGILRSEMSDMKFYIYCLDGIYQSAISFFFPYLLYLVAFPSFNGRPNDHRFWMGILVTCIACISCNCYILFHQYRWDWLSSLIVAISILIIFIWTGLWTINVSSSGEFYKAAPQVFGMTSFWACMFIGILCCLIPRFFYDFVQKFFWPKDADIIRECVQRGDFAAYPEDYDPTDPNRQKISSYSSNVLSRLSMSSKRHSGPGSPKGHTTSSSNEELSNGSGSYNRADVFEQVNGNDSTYQNPPTPPPGIMMSPIRKRAQSTMRSMFGKRSTSDPYFQNNGTQESVQTEEIPLDDFDTNQRSMARVSFDNHKRVASSYQ, from the coding sequence atgGTAAAACCGAGAGGATCTCAGGAAAATAGCAATGCCCCGGATAGTCCCTTTAGTGATCTGGCTGCCGATTTCGACAACTCGTCCATCTTACAATCTCCAACTGAAGATCAATTCAATAGacacaatttcaaccacCCCTCAAACGGTAACAATCATAACATTGATGATGCATTGTCAGATACTTCAGCACCAGCAACACCACAATTGAATACAGATCGATTTGAAGGAGGAAGGTCATCGTCTTTACGATTTCAACTACCCAGggaatcatcatctttcCCAACACCACCcgcatcttcttcattatcaaattcaaattcgGCTCAACACCTTCACAGTAATCCCAATAAATCGCCATTTCTTGaccaaaacaatacaatacttgaagatgaagtgTTTGAAAAACCAAAGGCCATAGATGGCTCAGAAAAAACAGACGAATTAAGTGATGATAGTCTGGATGGTGTTACAAAGAGACATAGATGGGGTACTACTAGAAATAAACATGGTAGACCTAAAAAGGAAAATGTTAGTCGATCAAAGACTCTCAAGAGAATATTGCACCCACATGGGGATAAGAGTAGCAGCACAGAGGGGGATAAAgatcatcctcatcatcatcgacTGTTGAAAACGCGTATAAAGTCTATTCGGAAACCGAATAcacattcaattcatttccCAGAAAGTCATCGAAATGAATCTGATTCCGATGATAATATAGATCCTGAAGCTAGTGATGCCAATAATAGAAAGAATGAAAAACGAACAATTGTCTTTAATAGACCATTACCTGAAGATATGATTGATCCTGAAACTGGACATTCAATTGTCGAGTACCCAAGAAACAAGATAAGAACAACAAAGTATACACCATTATCATTTTTGCCCAAAAAcatattcaatcaatttttccacAATATTGCAAACATTTATTTCCTTGTGTTGATTATATTGGGAGCGTTCCAGATCTTTGGTGTGCCATCACCAGTCTTGGCTGCGGTTCCATtgattgttattgttattttAACCGCCATCAAGGACGCTATAGAAGATTCTCGAAGGACAATAACTGATTTGGAAGTTAATAATCAATTCACACATATTCTTACTCAAGTTGATAATGAAGCAGATTATCATTATGAGAATGTCAATgttaatgatgaaaaagtttCACTTTGGAGAAGATTCAAGAAATGgaacacaaaacaaatggTTAAAGTATGGGGTGCATCAAGACGTAACTtaacaaaagaaggaagagCAAATAAGGAACGAGAAAGATATAATCACGAAAATAACATCGTTGAAGAGAACGTTCgaaattcatttgataGTGATGTGGGATCACCAAGACCTTCAATGGATGTAAATCCATTTAGTGACCAATTGCGTAAATCattccaacaacaacgcCAAGAGGCtcatcaacaccatcacaaaattttaaaatttgcCAGAAAGTACTGGAAAGATGTCAAAGTAGGTGATGTGTTGCGGATTTACAATAATGAGGAGATTCCAGCCGATATGGTTATACTTTCCACAAGTGATGACGataattgttgttttgttgaaacaaaaaatcTTGATGGTGAAACAAACTTGAAAGTGAAACaagctttgaaatattcCTCAGTTAATGAtaaagttgcaaaagcCGATGATTTGATGGATCATTCGTTTGAAGTTAATTCAGAAGGGCCACATGCCAATTTGTACTCTTATGAGGGTAACTTGCAATATGCTGCTAGGGATGGCCAAGATTTACAAGAGGcaatcaccatcaacaatttactTCTTCGTGGTTGTACATTGAGAAATACTAAATGGGCCATTGGTATAGTTGTGTTTACTGGGGCGGACACCAAGATTATGTTGAATGCTGGTATCacaccaacaaaacaatcacGTATGTCGCGTGAATTGAACTACTATGTCTTGCTAAACTTTATCTTTCTATTTGTCATTTGTTTCATCTCAGGGTTGGTGAATGGTATATATTATAGAAAACATAACACCTCCCGAGATTATTTTGAGTTTGGAACCATTGCAGGCTCACCGGCGGTCAATGGTTTGGTGTCATTCTTTGTCGCGTTGATATTGTATCAATCATTGGTGCCCATTTCGTTGTACATCACcattgaaattatcaaaactgTCCAAGCTTGGTTTATATATTCCGATGTGGGTATGTACTACCCTAGATTAGATTTCCCATGCACTCCTAAATCATGGTCAATTAGTGATGATTTGGGTCAAATCGAGTATATTTTCAGTGACAAGACAGGCACATTGACGCAAAATGTAATGGAGTTTAAAAAATGTACCATAAATGGAGTTTCTTATGGATTGGCATATACCGAAGCTCTTGCAGGGTTAAGAAAACGTATGGgagttgatgttgaacTGGAAGCTGCTCATGAACGAGCAATAATTGAAAAGGATAAAGTGGAAATGATTGATAAGTTGCACAAAATTCTGAAGAATCATACTTATGATGACGAAGTTACATTTATTTCGctgaaatttgttgatgatttacaaGGTTCACTGGGTGaccttcaacaacaatgtgATCACCATTTCATGTTGGCTTTAGCATTATGTCATTCAGTTTTGACGGAACAAAGCGAAAAAAATCCCCATAAATTAGTATTGAAAGCACAATCACCAGATGAAGCAGCTTTAGTAGGAACTGCACGTACATTgggtttcaatttcaaaggaACCACCAAGAAGGGATTCCTTGTTGATGAACATGGTGTAACTAAAGAATATCAAGTGTTGAATACATTGGAATTCAACTCCActagaaaaagaatgagTTGTATAATCAAGATCCCTGGAAATGGACCCGATGATGAACCAAAAGCATTATTGATTTGTAAAGGTGCCGATTCCATCATCTATGATCGATTATCCAAAACTGATAACGATCCGAATATGCTTGAAATGACAGCCAAGCATCTTGAAGAGTACGCCACTGAAGGGTTGAGAACTTTGTGTATTGCTGAACGAGAATTGACTTGGTCACAATATACTGAATGGAACAAACGCCACCAAGTCGCCGCATCAGCATTGGAAGATCGAGAAGATAAGATGGAGGCAGTGGCTGACTCAATTGAACgtgaattgattttacTCGGTGGTACTGCTATTGAAGATCGATTACAAGATGGTGTACCTGATGCTATTTCCCTCTTGGGAGAAGCAGGAATTAAATTATGGGTCTTGACGGGTGACAAAGTTGAAACTGCCATCAATATTGGATTTTCATGTAATTTGTTGGGTAACGAAATGAATTTACTAGTTATCAAGACTGCTTACTCAGGTGAAGAGTTGGAGAAAATGGAATTGAGTTTAGGACATGGGAATGGAGAAGCACAAGTTATTGACACTGTCATCTCGCATTACTTGCGTACCCATTTTGGATCATCAGGAtcagttgatgaacaagaagCAGCCATTGGAGATCACACTCCACCCGACGAACGATTTGGTGTTATTATTGATGGTGATGCATTGAAACTAGCTTTGCTCAACCCTGACACCAAACGGAagtttctccttctttgtAAGAAATGTCGTGCTGTCTTGTGTTGTCGTGTTTCGCCAGCACAAAAAGCAGCAGTGGTGAAATTGGTCAAAGATACATTGGATGTAATGACATTGGCAATTGGAGATGGATCAAATGATGTGGCCATGATCCAAGCTGCTgatgttggtgttggtaTTGCAGGTGAAGAAGGACGTCAAGCGGTGATGTCGTCGGATTATGCCATTGGACAATTTAGATTTCTTGCGAGATTATTGTTGACTCATGGAAGATGGTCGTACAAGAGATTTAGTGAAATGATCCCCAGTTTCTTTTACAAGaatatcattttcaatgtGGCTTTGTTTTGGTATGGAATTTATTGTGATTTTGATGGAACTTATCTTTTCGAATTCACCTATCTTATGTTTTACAATTTAGCATTTACATCATTGCCGGTGATCTTTTTAGGTATTTTCGATCAAGATGTTGATGCTAAAGTGTCGTTATTGGTGCCACAATTGTATCGATCAGGAATCTTAAGAAGTGAAATGAGTGATATGAAGTTTTACATTTATTGTCTTGATGGTATTTATCAATCGGcaatttcattctttttcccATACTTGTTATACTTGGTTGCATTTCCCAGCTTCAATGGTAGACCCAATGATCATCGGTTCTGGATGGGTATTTTGGTCACTTGTATTGCTTGTATTTCATGCAATTGTTACATCTTGTTCCATCAATATCGTTGGGATTGGTTAAGTTCATTAATTGTTGCTATTTCTATCTTGATTATCTTCATTTGGACAGGATTATGGACCATCAATGTATCATCCAGTGGTGAATTCTACAAAGCTGCACCCCAAGTGTTCGGAATGACTTCATTTTGGGCATGTATGTTCATTGGTATCTTGTGTTGTTTGATCCCTCGGTTCTTTtatgattttgttcaaaaattctTTTGGCCAAAAGATGCCGATATCATTCGTGAATGTGTTCAACGGGGCGATTTTGCCGCATATCCCGAAGATTATGATCCAACTGACCCCAATCGACAAAAAATCAGTTCGTATTCAAGCAATGTCTTGAGTCGTTTAAGTATGAGTTCTAAACGACACCTGGGTCCAGGATCACCCAAAGGTCatacaacttcatcatcgaACGAAGAATTGTCAAATGGGAGTGGAAGTTATAACCGCGCTGATGTATTTGAGCAAGTCAATGGCAATGATCTGACATATCAGAACccaccaacaccaccaccaggTATCATGATGTCACCCATTAGGAAAAGGGCTCAAAGTACAATGAGAAGCATGTTTGGTAAACGAAGTACTTCTGATCcgtattttcaaaataatggTACTCAGGAATCAGTACAAACTGAAGAGATTCCACTAGATGATTTCGATACAAATCAACGAAGTATGGCTAGAGTCAGTTTTGATAATCATAAGAGAGTTGCATCGCTGTATCAATAG